One region of Ornithinibacter aureus genomic DNA includes:
- the recA gene encoding recombinase RecA has product MPNPTAAANGGEKDKAIASVMAQIEKQHGKGAVMRLGDDVRPPIEVIPTGSIALDVALGIGGLPRGRVVEIYGPESSGKTTVALHAVANAQRAGGIAAFIDAEHALDPDYAKALGVDTDALLVSQPDTGEQALEIADMLIRSGALDIIVIDSVAALVPRAEIEGEMGDSHVGLQARLMSQALRKITGALSSTGTTAIFINQLREKIGVMFGSPETTTGGKALKFYASVRLDVRRIETLKDGTDAVGNRTRCKVVKNKVSPPFKQAEFDILYGQGISREGGLIDMGVEQGFVRKAGAWYTMDGDQLGQGKENARNFLKDNPDLADELEKKIKEKLGIGVPRAEMLAAVPDVPVDF; this is encoded by the coding sequence ATGCCCAACCCCACGGCTGCGGCCAACGGTGGGGAGAAGGACAAGGCGATCGCCTCGGTGATGGCCCAGATCGAGAAGCAGCACGGCAAGGGTGCCGTCATGCGCCTCGGAGACGACGTGCGGCCCCCCATCGAGGTCATCCCCACGGGCTCCATCGCCCTCGACGTCGCACTCGGCATCGGCGGCCTGCCGCGCGGCCGGGTCGTCGAGATCTACGGACCGGAGAGCTCGGGAAAGACCACCGTCGCCCTGCACGCGGTCGCCAACGCGCAGCGAGCCGGCGGCATCGCGGCGTTCATCGACGCCGAGCACGCGCTCGACCCCGACTACGCCAAGGCCCTCGGGGTCGACACCGACGCGCTGCTGGTGTCCCAGCCCGACACGGGGGAGCAGGCGCTCGAGATCGCCGACATGCTCATCCGCTCCGGCGCGCTCGACATCATCGTCATCGACTCCGTGGCGGCCCTGGTGCCCCGTGCCGAGATCGAGGGCGAGATGGGTGACAGCCACGTCGGCCTCCAGGCCCGCCTGATGTCGCAGGCGCTGCGCAAGATCACCGGCGCCCTCAGCAGCACCGGCACGACGGCGATCTTCATCAACCAGCTCCGCGAGAAAATCGGAGTCATGTTTGGGTCTCCCGAGACCACGACCGGCGGCAAGGCGCTGAAGTTCTACGCGTCGGTGCGTCTGGACGTGCGGCGCATCGAGACCCTCAAGGACGGCACCGACGCGGTCGGCAACCGCACCCGGTGCAAGGTCGTGAAGAACAAGGTCAGTCCGCCGTTCAAGCAGGCTGAGTTCGACATCCTCTACGGGCAGGGCATCTCGCGCGAGGGTGGCCTCATCGACATGGGGGTGGAGCAGGGCTTCGTGCGCAAGGCGGGTGCCTGGTACACGATGGACGGGGACCAGCTGGGGCAGGGCAAGGAGAACGCCCGCAACTTCCTCAAGGACAACCCGGACCTCGCCGACGAGCTCGAGAAGAAGATCAAGGAGAAGCTCGGCATCGGTGTCCCGCGCGCGGAGATGCTGGCCGCCGTGCCGGACGTCCCGGTCGACTTCTGA
- a CDS encoding regulatory protein RecX, protein MPFADSTTPPPPWAAGSSSVPEPVVPPARRAAAPPPADPESDPRTRGSEPDPLDWARQIVLRQLTAGPRSRAQLEQVLRRKDCPDDVAAAVLDRMEQVGLVDDTAYAGMLVRSQQAGRGLARRALAQELRRKGVDDETANAALAEVDPHDEEERARALVAKKMRSMTGLEPLVQTRRLAGMLARKGYPSDVTMRVVREAVREAPENQRD, encoded by the coding sequence ATGCCGTTCGCCGACTCGACGACCCCTCCGCCCCCGTGGGCGGCGGGGTCGTCGTCGGTTCCCGAGCCCGTGGTACCACCAGCGCGACGTGCGGCTGCGCCCCCTCCCGCAGATCCGGAGAGCGACCCGCGCACGCGGGGCAGCGAGCCCGACCCGCTCGACTGGGCCCGCCAGATCGTGCTGCGCCAGCTGACCGCTGGTCCGCGCAGTCGTGCCCAGCTCGAGCAGGTGCTGCGCCGCAAGGACTGCCCCGACGACGTCGCCGCCGCGGTGCTCGACCGCATGGAGCAGGTCGGCCTGGTCGACGACACCGCCTACGCGGGCATGCTCGTGCGGTCCCAGCAGGCCGGTCGAGGGCTCGCCCGGCGGGCACTGGCCCAGGAGCTGCGCCGCAAGGGCGTCGACGACGAGACGGCCAACGCAGCCTTGGCAGAGGTCGACCCGCACGACGAGGAGGAGCGAGCCCGAGCGCTCGTGGCGAAGAAGATGCGGTCCATGACCGGTCTGGAACCGCTCGTGCAGACCCGCCGCCTCGCCGGCATGCTCGCCCGCAAGGGCTATCCCTCGGACGTGACGATGCGGGTGGTGCGTGAGGCCGTGCGCGAGGCTCCCGAGAACCAGCGCGACTGA
- a CDS encoding YccF domain-containing protein → MQQPDAGAGSVVLNILWIVLAGWWLALEHVITAVAQAITIIGIPLAIANLKMIPISLFPYGKQIVPTDSLSAAQRPLHSF, encoded by the coding sequence GTGCAGCAGCCGGATGCCGGCGCCGGCTCGGTGGTGCTGAACATCCTGTGGATCGTGCTCGCGGGGTGGTGGCTCGCCCTCGAGCACGTCATCACCGCAGTGGCCCAGGCGATCACGATCATCGGCATCCCGCTGGCCATTGCCAACCTCAAGATGATCCCGATCTCGCTCTTCCCCTATGGCAAGCAGATCGTGCCGACCGATTCGCTGTCCGCGGCGCAACGGCCGCTGCACTCCTTCTGA
- a CDS encoding GNAT family N-acetyltransferase, giving the protein MTQPGPSVSLRPVDAGSWRAVAGLTIVPGQDAYVAAATHYLALCAYEDVWKPLAVHDEQGAVVGFLMWGIDDEDGSCWLGGVIVDAAHQGRGVGRAALVQALTTLQPRDDAAGFALAYHPQNTAAKGLYASLGFFETGETDDDEVVARRRPA; this is encoded by the coding sequence ATGACCCAGCCCGGCCCGTCGGTCTCCCTGCGTCCGGTGGATGCCGGGAGCTGGCGTGCCGTCGCCGGCCTCACCATCGTGCCCGGCCAGGACGCCTACGTCGCGGCTGCCACCCACTACCTCGCGCTCTGCGCCTACGAGGACGTGTGGAAGCCACTGGCGGTGCATGACGAGCAGGGCGCCGTGGTGGGCTTCCTCATGTGGGGCATCGACGACGAGGACGGCAGCTGCTGGCTCGGTGGGGTGATCGTCGACGCCGCGCACCAAGGTCGCGGGGTGGGTCGCGCCGCGCTGGTCCAGGCGCTGACGACCCTTCAGCCCCGGGACGACGCCGCCGGGTTCGCGCTGGCCTACCACCCGCAGAACACGGCGGCGAAGGGTCTCTACGCCAGCCTGGGCTTCTTCGAGACAGGCGAGACCGACGACGACGAGGTCGTGGCGCGGCGCCGTCCCGCCTGA